GACAAACGAGAATGACGGGGGCACGTCCCCCGAATGAAGAAGGGTTCGGTCCATGCCCCCGTCCACAAATTGGGGGTAGTGAGAATATGTGCGGTATTGTTGGATATATTGGCAAAGAAGACGCTCAAGGCATTTTGCTGGAAGGCTTAAAGAAATTGGAATACCGGGGATATGATTCCGCGGGGATCGCCGTCTATGGAGAGAAGGGGGTAGTGGTCAGAAAGGACAAAGGGCGCCTCTCCATCCTGGAGGAAGAGCTGAAGGAATCTCCCCTCCGGGGGACGGTGGGCATCGGCCACACCCGTTGGGCAACCCACGGGAAACCGTCCAAGGTGAATGCCCATCCCCAGACGGACGAACAGGGACGTTTCATCGTCGTCCATAACGGGATTATCGAGAATTATCTCCAATTAAAGGAAGAACTCCTCTCCAAGGGACATCGATTCCAGTCGGAGACCGACACGGAAGTGATCGCACACCTCCTGGAAGAATTATATGATGGGAATCTGGTTTCCACCGTCCAGAAAGCGGTGGCCAACATGAGGGGCGCCTATGCATTGGGGGTCCTCTCCCAAATGGAGCCGGATAAATTGATCGCCGTGCGTCTAGCCAGCCCCCTCATCATCGGACTGGGGGAGAATGAAAATTTCATCGCTTCCGACATTCCGGCCCTTTTAGAATATACCCGGGACATCCTGATCCTCGAAGATGGAGAGATGGCGGTCCTCACCCGGAACCGGGTAGAATTGATGAAGGTAACCGGTGAACCGATCGCGAGGGACATTTTCCATGTAAGCTGGGACGTAGAGCAAGCGGAAAAAGGCGGCTATGACCACTATCTCATCAAGGAGATTCATGAACAGCCGAGGGCGCTGCGGGATACCTTGGACGGACGAATTGATTTGGAGAGCGGGAAGGTTTGGTTAGAGGAGATCCATCTCGGGAGAGATGCGCTCAAGAGGATCGAACGGATCTTCTTCGTGGCGGCGGGTACCTCCTACCATGCGGGACTTGTTGGCAAGCAGTTTTTTGAAAAAATGCTTCGCATTCCCGTCGAGGTAGATATCGCATCGGAGTATCGTTACCGGGATCCCTTGGTTGACGATAGGACCCTGGTCATCGTCATCAGCCAATCGGGGGAGACGGCGGATACGTTGGCCGCCCTCCGGGAAAGCCGGAAGCGGGGCGCCCACGTCATCGCCATCACCAATGTGGTAGGCAGCTCCATCGCCAGGGAAGCGGATGATGTCCTCTACATCTATGCCGGACCGGAAGTCTCCGTCGCCTCCACGAAGGCCTACACCTCCCAGCTCATGGCCATCTACCTGCTCGGCATTTATATGGCCCAGGAGCTGGGCACCCAAGAGGAGGAAGCTCTCCGCCAAATCGTCTCCAGCCTCCAGCTCATCCCGACGCTGGCCGACCGGGTCCTCGACCACGAAGAAAAGATGAAGGAGATCGCAGCAAAGATAAAGGACCACCATTCCATCTTCTTCCTGGGACGGGGGATCGATCAGGCGGTGGCGATGGAAGGGTCCCTCAAACTGAAAGAAATCTCCTACATCCATTCGGAGGCGTATCCTGCCGGAGAGCTAAAGCACGGGACCCTGGCGCTCATTGTGGAGAACACGCCGGTCATCGCGCTCGCGACACAAGAGGATATTTATGAAAAGATGGCGAGCAACATCATCGAAGTAAAAGCCCGGGGCGCCTACGTGATCGGCATGGGTTTGGAGGGTAATAACGATCTCGTGAAATCGGTCGATGAAGCCCTCTATATCCCCCGGGTTCACCCGCTTCTCACACCGATACTAACCGTCATTCCGTTACAGCTTATCGCCTATTTTACCTCCGTTGCCCTGGGCAACGACGTAGATAAACCGCGGAACCTGGCCAAGAGCGTAACGGTGGAATAAAAAAACGAAGGCGATGGAACAAAGATCAATCCCAAGAGATCGAGCATGGTTCGGGTTTTACCCGATTCCATGCTCGGCTTTTCCGATGATAAGGGGGTGCCCTAATATGCCCCCTCCTTCATCTTCCTGACCACTTTTCCCTAAATCTCTTAAACGAAGGGGCATTGTACGAATGTTTCCTTTTTAAAGCCCGCTACCGGCGCATTCTTGATGGCAGATGCCCAAATTGTAAAACAGGGCAGAAATATAATCCATGGCTGAATGTTCGATTCTAAACGATAAAGAAGAAATAGTTGCTAAATCGAAAGCGATCCTATTTTGCGTACCAAGATCGGAGTAAAAACACGACAATGAGGTTATGCGGATAATGGCTGAAGGCGGAAGAATTGTAGTGGTAGATATTATGAATGAGTATTTTTATGTTGTGATAGGGAGAAGGTAGAAAAGGGGTATGCATATATGTACTTTCGAGTAAGGGCGGCAGCCATAATTTTAAATAAAAACAATGAACTTCTTTTAGTACACCATAGACACCCCCAAACAGGAGAAGAATGGTGGACACTTCCAGGTGGAGGACTGGAAGGAGTAGAAAGTGCAACAGACGCGATTATCCGAGAAGTTAAAGAAGAATGTGAAATTTCATGTATTCCACAAAGACTGGTATATGTAAGGGAGTTTTTAGACTGTAAAAACAACATCCACCATGTTGAACTGTTTTTTACTGCAACAGTGAAGGATTATCAGATTGAAAGAGGTTCAGACCCTGAACTTAAAGAGCAGTATATCATTGATGTCAGATTTCTTTCAAGACACGATATAGAGAATTTACATATAGCAGTATTTCCTGAGATACTGCGGGACAGGTTCTGGGAAGATTTAAAGAATGATTTTAGAGGACATAATAGTTATCTCGGCCAGAACTGGTGGAAATAATTTTTTTTATTGAAAAATTAAACTGGAGAATTAGTAATATTTTTCAAATAGGATAAAAGGAACAAAATGTTTGGCATGAAATAGGGTTAAGAATATATAGAACTTTGTTGGCATCAGAGGCATTACTGCTTGAGTGCGTAAACGAAGTTTCGAGCCCTAACTGAAGTGAAATCCCTTAGGGCGATAGTTTTTATCAAAGAATAAATATGTCACGAGCTAGAAATCAAGTATAATTTACACCATACTGCGAGAAATATCCGACTTGATACGGTACATATTGCAATTGTCCATTTATTGGTTATAATTATGTATAAGGTATGTTTGTTTCTAATCATCAAACTTATAAGTTTTTTTTGTGCTAAATGGTACATGGCGATATCTTTAACCTTAGAAAACGAAGTATTCGTATGAAACAGTAAGAAATAATTTAAAGCTACTAAGGTAAGAAAGGCAATATATTAGCGAAAGTTCTTAGCCCTGCTCAAGAGCCAGAAGTATTTCGAAGGCAAATGAAGCGTTGGAGATTATTGTTTTGAGAAGACTGGATTGATAATGGATTATCATGAACAACGCCTCGTAATCCTATGATTGAGGATTATGGTATTCTTCCGAAAAGATACCTTTTAGGAAGAGTTTGGTTATTTTCAACTTTACTTCGAGATCAAGTAGCTTTATTGAGAAAATTTGTATACAAAGTATTACAATGAGGTATGGAGGATAGTGGAAATCGATGTTTGGAGGCGATAAACATGTGGGCAGATAACGCTTCAAAAATTGATATGCTTTCGTATGAGCCATATGCGGAGTTGATCTTTGAATTAGCAATTAGTGAGAGAATGAATCCTGTAACGATTGGTTTGTTAGGAAACTGGGGAAGCGGAAAATCAACGATACTTAATTTAATTGAAAACAAAATTAATAGTTGCTCTGATAAAGGTAATATAGTCTCTATATTTATAAATGCTTGGATGTTTGAAGGTTACGATGATGCTAAAACGGCTCTAATGGAAGTTATATTGCGTGCCATAGAAGAAAACAAATCAATTTCACAAAATCTTGGGGACAAATTTAAAAAACTTCGGGATCGGGTAGATTGGATTCGATTAGGCGGTTTAGTTTTGAAAGGGATTCCAATGATGCTCAGTTTATCTATGGGCAATCCTTTGCCTTTGTTATTGGAAAGTATTAAAGAGATTGATTGGAAGGATCAAAAGGAACTAGAGAAATTACAAAATGCAATTTTAAAAATGAAAGACTTAATAAAAGAAAGTGGCCAAGATAATGTAGTCGAAAATATAAGAAAATTTAGAGAAGAATTTGAACAATTAATCAATGATTCTAAAATCGACAATCTAATAATTATTATTGATGATTTAGACAGATGTAATCCTGATCGTATAGTTGAGACACTTGAGGCTATCAAACTTTTTTTGTCGGTTAAGAAAACGACCTTTATTATAGCAATGGATGAGGATGTAATTAGATATTCTATCAAACGGAAGTATCCCCACATTGAGAAAGATGACATTGATATATCGAAGGATTATTTAGAAAAAATAATTCAACTACCAATTAGAATACCCGAGCTTTCAGATTTAGAAGTCAAAAACTACATGTTGTTATTAATCTGTGAAATGTTTTTGAAGGAATCAAAATTAGACGAATTACTAACTATATTAAAAGAAAAAAACATCTTTGTTAAAGGGGAAATCATTAATCAAAATGATATTTTGTCGATTTTGGATTTAGAGCAAAGCGAGTGGGATTGCTTTAAAAATAACATGAAAAGAGAAGACTTTGAACTTCAATTGGATGTTTTTAGTAGAATATCTGATATAATCGCTGCTACACTAAAAGGCAATCCACGTCAAGCAAAGAGATTTTTAAATACTTTTTATGTAAGAAAAAAACTATCGGAAATACAAAAACTTAATTTGGATCTGTCACTCTTAGCTAAACTCATGGTGATAGAGTACATAAACATTGATCTATTTAGGGAACTTTATAAATGGCAATTAGAAAATGACGGTTATGCCCTGGCCTTACAAGAAATTGAAGAAGAAGTATTAAAAGAAGAAAGTGGCGATAACCAGCATGACAACGAAATAGACCAAAATAGTCCTTGGTTAAAACCTATCATGAAACAGTGGATAAAAGTCGAACCAACCAATTTATATAATTATGATTTGAGACAGTATTTTTACCTAGCCAAAGAATCGATAAAAGAAAAAAACATATCGAGTCTTAACTTAACCGCAGATGAGAGAAAGTGGGTTAATGAGCTATGTTCCGAAGAGTTAAACGATACATTCTTAGAAAAGAAAGTAGAAGAATTTAAGGTCAATAATGAAATTGACCATCCCAAGGTTGTTAAAGGGATCATAGCAAAATATCAACATGACAGGCGAAAAAAATTAAGAGTACTTATATTTCTTTATAAACACTTTCCAGATTTAAGGAAAACTTTGGAAGAGGAAATTAAAAAAATGAAAATCAACGAGGTAACACTACCAGAAATTACGAGGATTATCACCTTAAAAAATGTGAACGCAGAAGGATATCAGGCAATTAAAAAGCACTTTTTGGAGGAAAAGAAATTATCAAACGAATTGTGGGAGAAAATCGAATCGAGTTTTAATAAAAGCAAGAAGGGATGATTTAATCATGGGAACTTCGAAGGGATATTTGCCACCAACAGGATATATGTGGCCAGAGACGAAAAGAGCTGTAACTAATATGGCCAAGAATAATTTTAGTGGAAATTCTATTGGTAGGGCAGTATCCAATTTTGCTAAAGCGACGAAAAACAACGGTTTTGCTAGAGGGAAAAAATCTTCTGTAGGAACTGTTGGTTCTAAAGCAGTTGGTTTTATTGGCTTAGTAAGAACTATAGGTCTAGAAAATGCATTACATGAGGTTGGTCTTTCACATTTAGTCGGGAAAAGCCTTCAAGAAATTTATTTTGGATTATTAGATTACTTTTCAGAAGAGGCAAACACATTAAATCAAGTTATTGCCAACCAGGCAATGCAGGAACTATTGGCAGAAATAATGGTAGGAGTTAGTGAGGTTGAAGCCTTTGAACAGATACTTTCGTCACTAGATGGGAATATTTTTTTAAGAGACTTTCTGATAAAGTTTGTAGAAGTAGCTTTCTTTACAAACTTTGCAGAGAAGATTAATTCATTGTGTAAAGGGATTGAAGAGACCATCAAAGCTCAAGAACAAATAAAAGAATTTATTAGAATTCAAATTAGCAATAATTATACAATTGAAGATCTGAAAGATATAGACTGGAAAGGAAAATCGGGAAAGGATTTTGTTGATAAAAAATGTGAAGAGGTTTGGGAAATCTTTGAGAGTTGGAGGGATTCGGATGTATGATATTTGGGTTAACAAGGAAGTAGTTCATTCGGTTCCGAATGACAAGTTAATATTTAATATACTTTCGAAAAATCAAAAATCAAATGTAAAAACAGATGTTGAGATGCTTTGGAGAAGATTTGGGAAATTATATGTCTCAGATATTATTGAAGATCTTTTGATTATTGGTATTTCTGTTTTTAGTGTTGATAAACGTTTATCAAGAAGAATATCTGAAGACAACTGGAGCAGAAGTATCAATGTCCATGTTCCAGTAATTGAGTTGGAGAAATGGCTGTCTGTAAAAGCAGAATTAGAAGAACTGTTGTCTTTTTTAAGTGGGGATCACTGGACGTTTCATTTTCGTAAGTCTAAAGAAAAATTAAGAGGAAATAAACTCAATAACAGATATGAGTTAATAGATGGTTCTCAATTTGATTGTGTTTCACTGTTTTCTGGTGGATTAGATTCTTTTGCAGGGTAAGCGTCAAATAAAACCCACCTACAATCTTCACCGCCTTCGTGAGATAATCCTCCAAAAAGAATAGAATGGAGGCTTTTTCATGACGAAACTCACTTTACGTGAAGAATGGGAAGCTCGGGTGGCTGACTTTAGGGCAAGTGGGAAGACAGCGAAAGCATGGTGTGACGAACATCAATTAAAGCTACATCAGTTATGGTACTGGGTTCGAAAGATTGAATCCACCAGACTGTCTAAATCAAGTGGGAAAGCCTTGTCTCCTCAATGGGTTCGCCTCCCAATGGAAGGTCCATCATCCCATGATGCCTTGACTTTAAAAGTGGGAAATGTCGCCCTCGAGGTAAGGNNNNNNNNNNNNNNNNNNNNNNNNNNNNNNNNNNNNNNNNNNNNNNNNNNNNNNNNNNNNNNNNNNNNNNNNNNNNNNNNNNNNNNNNNNNNNNNNNNNNTGAAGGCAAGGCGGCCGACCAAGGAAGGAGCTGATCGATCATGTCTTTATCCTTCAAATCGATATTCGGTAGCCGCTCAAAGAGATAGGTGAGGTACTTGTACGGATTAAGGTTGTTCTCTTTTGCGGTCTCTATGATGCTGTAGATAATTGCACTAGCCTTCGCTCCCCTTGGCGTGTTGCTAAAGAGCCAGTTCTTCCTTCCAATGACAAATGGCTTAATAGAGCGCTCACTTCGGTTATTATCGATTTCGAGTCTCCCATCTTTGAGATAGCTTTTGGGTAGGATATGATCACTCATTTGGTGAAGCCATGCGGAAAAAGCCTCCAATATGGGCTTACTTCGTTTTAAGCGTTCTTCATACCGTTCTTCCGGGGAAGCCTCTTTTAAGTCCCGAAGGGCGGCATAAAGCTGGTTGCAGTATCTAAGCCCCATTTTGGCTGCTACGTTTTTATTTCGATCCGATGGAGGTAGGGCACTAAGCGCCTCATCCAATTTCCTTCGGACATGGGCGAAGCACCCAACCAGTGTAACCTCCGGTTTT
The DNA window shown above is from Thermicanus aegyptius DSM 12793 and carries:
- a CDS encoding NUDIX domain-containing protein, with amino-acid sequence MYFRVRAAAIILNKNNELLLVHHRHPQTGEEWWTLPGGGLEGVESATDAIIREVKEECEISCIPQRLVYVREFLDCKNNIHHVELFFTATVKDYQIERGSDPELKEQYIIDVRFLSRHDIENLHIAVFPEILRDRFWEDLKNDFRGHNSYLGQNWWK
- the glmS gene encoding glutamine--fructose-6-phosphate transaminase (isomerizing); this encodes MCGIVGYIGKEDAQGILLEGLKKLEYRGYDSAGIAVYGEKGVVVRKDKGRLSILEEELKESPLRGTVGIGHTRWATHGKPSKVNAHPQTDEQGRFIVVHNGIIENYLQLKEELLSKGHRFQSETDTEVIAHLLEELYDGNLVSTVQKAVANMRGAYALGVLSQMEPDKLIAVRLASPLIIGLGENENFIASDIPALLEYTRDILILEDGEMAVLTRNRVELMKVTGEPIARDIFHVSWDVEQAEKGGYDHYLIKEIHEQPRALRDTLDGRIDLESGKVWLEEIHLGRDALKRIERIFFVAAGTSYHAGLVGKQFFEKMLRIPVEVDIASEYRYRDPLVDDRTLVIVISQSGETADTLAALRESRKRGAHVIAITNVVGSSIAREADDVLYIYAGPEVSVASTKAYTSQLMAIYLLGIYMAQELGTQEEEALRQIVSSLQLIPTLADRVLDHEEKMKEIAAKIKDHHSIFFLGRGIDQAVAMEGSLKLKEISYIHSEAYPAGELKHGTLALIVENTPVIALATQEDIYEKMASNIIEVKARGAYVIGMGLEGNNDLVKSVDEALYIPRVHPLLTPILTVIPLQLIAYFTSVALGNDVDKPRNLAKSVTVE
- a CDS encoding KAP family P-loop NTPase fold protein; its protein translation is MWADNASKIDMLSYEPYAELIFELAISERMNPVTIGLLGNWGSGKSTILNLIENKINSCSDKGNIVSIFINAWMFEGYDDAKTALMEVILRAIEENKSISQNLGDKFKKLRDRVDWIRLGGLVLKGIPMMLSLSMGNPLPLLLESIKEIDWKDQKELEKLQNAILKMKDLIKESGQDNVVENIRKFREEFEQLINDSKIDNLIIIIDDLDRCNPDRIVETLEAIKLFLSVKKTTFIIAMDEDVIRYSIKRKYPHIEKDDIDISKDYLEKIIQLPIRIPELSDLEVKNYMLLLICEMFLKESKLDELLTILKEKNIFVKGEIINQNDILSILDLEQSEWDCFKNNMKREDFELQLDVFSRISDIIAATLKGNPRQAKRFLNTFYVRKKLSEIQKLNLDLSLLAKLMVIEYINIDLFRELYKWQLENDGYALALQEIEEEVLKEESGDNQHDNEIDQNSPWLKPIMKQWIKVEPTNLYNYDLRQYFYLAKESIKEKNISSLNLTADERKWVNELCSEELNDTFLEKKVEEFKVNNEIDHPKVVKGIIAKYQHDRRKKLRVLIFLYKHFPDLRKTLEEEIKKMKINEVTLPEITRIITLKNVNAEGYQAIKKHFLEEKKLSNELWEKIESSFNKSKKG
- the tnpA gene encoding IS66 family insertion sequence element accessory protein TnpA, whose translation is MTKLTLREEWEARVADFRASGKTAKAWCDEHQLKLHQLWYWVRKIESTRLSKSSGKALSPQWVRLPMEGPSSHDALTLKVGNVALEVR
- a CDS encoding recombinase family protein — encoded protein: MYDIWVNKEVVHSVPNDKLIFNILSKNQKSNVKTDVEMLWRRFGKLYVSDIIEDLLIIGISVFSVDKRLSRRISEDNWSRSINVHVPVIELEKWLSVKAELEELLSFLSGDHWTFHFRKSKEKLRGNKLNNRYELIDGSQFDCVSLFSGGLDSFAG
- the tnpC gene encoding IS66 family transposase; the protein is APMPTPVFPGSLASPSALSYVMTQKYVYAQPLYRQEKHLERLGVPLSRQTLANWMLHGAHQWLHPLYERMKEHLIRQEILHADETTVQVLREENRAAETTSYMWLYRTGRDGPPIILYDYQKTRAGEHPKAFLAGFRGYLHVDGYAGYNQLKPEVTLVGCFAHVRRKLDEALSALPPSDRNKNVAAKMGLRYCNQLYAALRDLKEASPEERYEERLKRSKPILEAFSAWLHQMSDHILPKSYLKDGRLEIDNNRSERSIKPFVIGRKNWLFSNTPRGAKASAIIYSIIETAKENNLNPYKYLTYLFERLPNIDLKDKDMIDQLLPWSAALPS